One window of the Shewanella maritima genome contains the following:
- a CDS encoding D-hexose-6-phosphate mutarotase, which translates to MGSVTTKTHVNGLKFVEINTDLCFATIYLQGAQIDQFQPKGQQPLLWVSSADDYQPGNGIRGGIPICWPWFGQSQVEGFPQHGFARTTTWDLVSVKMVNQVAFVTMELNVKPEHRNFWPHETKLQVVFELGSKLKVSLTNTNLTDYPVSLTQALHTYFPTSDIHNTYVSGLAESQYIEFAKGPYAQNDDLVEFTRETDRVYTNLGAAQVITTPEGCIVVERENSQSAVLWNPWIDKSQRLSRFNDNDYLSMLCLEATNVLEDQVTLAAGASHTLTTTIYWQT; encoded by the coding sequence ATGGGCTCAGTTACAACTAAAACTCACGTAAATGGACTTAAGTTCGTCGAAATCAATACTGATCTATGTTTTGCCACCATTTATCTTCAAGGTGCACAAATTGACCAATTTCAGCCCAAGGGTCAACAGCCCTTATTATGGGTGTCCAGTGCCGATGATTATCAGCCCGGCAACGGGATCCGCGGCGGTATACCGATTTGTTGGCCCTGGTTTGGTCAAAGCCAAGTTGAGGGATTCCCACAGCACGGATTTGCTCGCACGACAACGTGGGATTTAGTCTCAGTAAAAATGGTCAATCAAGTTGCTTTTGTCACCATGGAGCTAAACGTTAAACCTGAGCATCGAAACTTCTGGCCCCATGAAACCAAATTGCAGGTGGTGTTTGAACTTGGCAGCAAGCTCAAAGTGAGCTTAACCAATACCAACTTAACCGATTATCCAGTTAGCCTTACCCAAGCGCTGCATACCTACTTCCCTACAAGTGATATTCATAACACCTATGTAAGTGGCTTAGCTGAATCTCAATACATTGAGTTTGCTAAAGGGCCTTATGCTCAAAATGATGATCTGGTTGAGTTCACTCGCGAAACAGACAGGGTTTACACCAATCTAGGTGCAGCCCAAGTCATTACTACGCCAGAGGGGTGCATCGTAGTCGAGCGCGAAAACAGTCAATCGGCCGTGCTGTGGAATCCTTGGATAGATAAATCTCAGCGTCTCAGTCGCTTTAACGACAATGACTACTTGAGTATGTTGTGTCTTGAGGCGACCAACGTGTTAGAAGATCAAGTAACACTTGCCGCTGGCGCAAGCCATACATTGACCACCACCATATACTGGCAAACTTAA
- a CDS encoding DUF938 domain-containing protein: MFNELPFSQACENNKQPILEQLTKWLVNEQCVLEIGSGTGQHSVYFSEQLPHIRWQPSDQPIYLENIKRRIELAKLNNLQFPVALDVTKPWPTLNEQVHSVFTANTLHIMSKTMVEALFRGLGTLLEQSGCQLIIYGPFNYQGKYTSESNANFDALLAEQDSQRGIRDIEWVTQLASAQGFSLVDDVTMPANNRLLRFIRKTSK, from the coding sequence ATGTTCAACGAGCTTCCTTTTTCACAGGCGTGCGAAAACAATAAACAACCCATACTCGAGCAATTAACCAAATGGCTAGTTAATGAACAGTGCGTATTGGAAATTGGCAGTGGCACAGGTCAGCACAGTGTTTACTTTAGTGAGCAGCTGCCACATATACGTTGGCAACCTAGCGATCAACCAATATACCTAGAGAATATCAAACGCCGCATTGAACTTGCGAAGCTCAATAACCTTCAATTTCCTGTAGCGCTCGATGTAACCAAACCCTGGCCAACATTGAATGAGCAAGTTCATAGCGTTTTTACTGCCAATACCTTGCATATCATGTCGAAAACCATGGTCGAAGCATTGTTTCGCGGATTAGGCACTTTGCTTGAACAAAGTGGCTGCCAGCTTATTATCTATGGGCCATTTAATTATCAGGGCAAGTACACTAGCGAATCTAACGCTAACTTTGATGCTTTGTTAGCCGAGCAAGACTCACAGCGCGGGATCCGCGATATCGAGTGGGTAACCCAGTTAGCATCTGCGCAAGGATTCAGTCTTGTGGACGATGTAACCATGCCTGCCAATAACAGACTATTACGATTCATACGCAAAACCAGCAAATAA
- a CDS encoding response regulator transcription factor, which produces MKLENLKIIIADDHPLFRNALRQALSATFTNTQWVEADSADALQQTLDQSSEFDLILLDLQMPGSHGYSTLIHLRSHYPEIPVVVVSAHEDITTISRAIHYGSSGFIPKSASMETLTDALSAVLYGDIWLPENTKLVEIENNDSEKVASKLSELTPQQYRVLQMFAEGLLNKQIAYDFGVSEATIKAHATAIFRKLGVRNRTQAVIALQQLEMEKVDLS; this is translated from the coding sequence ATGAAGCTAGAAAATTTAAAGATAATAATTGCGGACGACCACCCGTTATTTAGAAACGCCCTACGCCAAGCGCTATCAGCCACTTTTACCAACACTCAGTGGGTCGAAGCTGATAGTGCAGACGCACTGCAACAGACTTTAGATCAATCAAGTGAATTTGATTTGATTTTACTCGACCTGCAAATGCCCGGCTCCCATGGTTACTCAACCCTGATTCATTTGCGTAGCCACTACCCAGAAATACCGGTTGTAGTGGTCTCGGCCCATGAAGACATCACCACAATTAGCCGCGCAATTCATTATGGCAGCAGTGGCTTTATTCCAAAATCAGCCTCAATGGAAACCCTAACGGATGCCTTGTCGGCCGTGTTATATGGTGACATTTGGTTACCAGAAAACACTAAGCTGGTTGAGATTGAAAACAACGACTCAGAAAAAGTCGCCTCTAAATTGTCAGAACTTACACCTCAGCAATATCGAGTGCTACAAATGTTTGCCGAAGGGTTACTCAACAAACAAATCGCTTATGATTTTGGCGTGTCAGAGGCAACGATTAAAGCTCATGCTACAGCTATTTTTAGAAAGTTGGGCGTTCGCAATCGCACCCAAGCGGTTATTGCTCTACAGCAATTAGAAATGGAAAAGGTTGACCTAAGCTAA